Proteins found in one Palaeococcus ferrophilus DSM 13482 genomic segment:
- a CDS encoding [protein ADP-ribosylglutamate] hydrolase has protein sequence MLEVVRGDITRFPAEAIVNAANRYLEHGGGVAYAIAKAAAGNAREYVRISKEAMREQLGKDHIEHGEVVVTPAMRLEKYGIRYVIHTVGPYCGGLWDEGKKEKLKRAILGALRKAEELGVKSIAFPAVSAGIYGCPLEEVVKIFKRVVEEFEKEARSVERVYLVLYSEDTYRRALEVCS, from the coding sequence ATGCTGGAGGTGGTAAGGGGCGACATAACCCGCTTTCCGGCCGAGGCCATAGTCAACGCCGCCAACCGCTATCTGGAGCACGGTGGAGGCGTTGCCTACGCGATAGCAAAAGCCGCAGCCGGAAACGCCCGCGAGTACGTGAGGATAAGCAAGGAGGCCATGCGCGAGCAGCTTGGAAAAGACCACATCGAGCACGGGGAGGTCGTCGTGACACCTGCCATGAGGCTCGAGAAGTACGGCATCCGCTACGTCATCCACACTGTTGGACCCTACTGCGGTGGCCTCTGGGACGAGGGGAAGAAGGAGAAGCTTAAGAGGGCGATCCTTGGGGCGCTGAGGAAGGCGGAGGAGCTCGGTGTTAAGAGCATAGCCTTTCCGGCGGTAAGCGCCGGCATCTACGGCTGTCCGCTTGAGGAGGTCGTGAAGATCTTCAAAAGGGTCGTCGAGGAGTTTGAGAAGGAAGCGAGGAGCGTCGAGAGGGTCTACCTCGTGCTGTACTCGGAGGATACCTACAGAAGGGCTCTGGAGGTCTGCTCCTAA
- a CDS encoding ArsR/SmtB family transcription factor — protein MREVLIITEPEKVKLLSDQTRFRIVSLLRERPMSVGELAELLGKDRSTVHRHIKALEDAGFVEEIGREGIERLYTRTARLFLLKPFGEEEDIVAFRMHYLQVEAERLYNLLKKAGFDIRDREEFIELTREVLKNIEDLAREPLKRLEGVDLTEIELFHVLNILVFLESCELCEKARRARELLGIGELR, from the coding sequence GTGAGGGAAGTCCTGATTATTACGGAGCCCGAGAAGGTTAAGCTGCTCTCCGACCAAACGCGCTTCCGGATAGTCAGCCTCCTCAGGGAAAGGCCCATGAGCGTGGGCGAACTTGCGGAGCTCCTCGGAAAGGACCGCTCCACAGTGCACCGCCACATAAAAGCCCTTGAGGACGCGGGCTTCGTGGAGGAGATTGGAAGGGAAGGCATCGAGCGCCTCTACACGAGAACGGCGAGGCTCTTCCTCCTCAAACCCTTCGGGGAGGAAGAGGACATAGTAGCGTTCAGGATGCACTACCTCCAGGTGGAGGCCGAGCGCCTCTACAACCTCCTCAAAAAGGCAGGCTTTGATATCAGGGACAGGGAGGAATTCATAGAGCTGACGAGGGAAGTCCTGAAGAACATAGAAGACCTGGCGAGGGAGCCATTGAAGAGACTCGAAGGCGTTGATCTCACGGAAATTGAGCTCTTCCACGTCCTCAATATACTCGTGTTCCTCGAGTCCTGCGAGCTCTGCGAGAAGGCTAGGCGGGCAAGGGAACTCCTCGGTATCGGGGAACTTAGGTAA
- a CDS encoding MraY family glycosyltransferase, producing the protein MLWFSPVAGFFLSLALTPYVASLMRKAGIVGRDVHKLDRPEVPEMGGLALLIALPVALLPALGGALDVALLTFLLFGVVGVIDDLVALKQSHKVALSLLAALPAVTLPSHNVDVFGVEIGLGLLFPIMAVLFIAGSANLVNMLAGFNGLEVGTSAIVLAFIALMTGGEARLLALTGMAVALGLLWWNRYPARVFPGDTGTLSLGALIGLAAIIGGVEAYAVVLLVPHAVDFLLKTRVRFQGKARGGAKIREDGTLSPPPYTSFLGMIMRTGRLTERGLVFRVWFLEVLLGLLAYSLRLLL; encoded by the coding sequence ATGCTGTGGTTTTCACCGGTTGCGGGTTTTTTCCTCTCGCTAGCCCTTACACCGTACGTTGCATCGCTCATGCGGAAGGCGGGGATAGTTGGAAGGGACGTCCACAAGCTCGACAGACCGGAGGTACCGGAGATGGGGGGGCTGGCGCTTCTCATTGCCCTGCCCGTGGCTCTCCTTCCAGCACTCGGTGGTGCCCTCGACGTTGCGCTCCTCACGTTCCTTCTCTTCGGTGTGGTGGGGGTTATAGACGACCTCGTCGCGCTGAAACAGAGCCACAAGGTGGCGCTCTCACTGCTTGCCGCTTTACCCGCTGTTACCCTACCCTCCCACAACGTTGACGTCTTCGGGGTTGAAATTGGCCTCGGCCTTCTCTTCCCCATCATGGCGGTCCTCTTCATCGCGGGCTCGGCCAACCTCGTCAACATGCTCGCTGGCTTCAACGGGCTTGAGGTCGGCACTTCCGCCATAGTCCTTGCCTTCATTGCCCTCATGACGGGAGGAGAGGCGCGTCTCCTTGCCCTAACGGGGATGGCCGTTGCCCTTGGCCTTCTGTGGTGGAACCGCTATCCTGCGAGGGTTTTCCCGGGCGATACGGGCACTTTGAGCCTTGGGGCCCTCATAGGGCTTGCCGCCATAATAGGGGGCGTTGAAGCCTACGCGGTGGTACTCTTGGTTCCACATGCCGTTGATTTCCTACTCAAAACGAGGGTCCGCTTCCAGGGGAAGGCACGTGGCGGGGCAAAAATAAGGGAAGATGGAACGCTGAGTCCCCCTCCCTACACGAGCTTTCTGGGGATGATAATGCGCACGGGTAGACTCACCGAAAGAGGCCTGGTGTTTCGGGTGTGGTTCCTTGAAGTGCTTCTTGGCCTTCTGGCTTACTCTCTTCGTCTATTACTTTGA
- a CDS encoding DUF835 domain-containing protein, with the protein MIGYGDMVIGVAFLVAYVIMFYSYYTTERKSLLYYSFGWLTLAIHHLRPADEVYKISIAFFAFFLWLGNIKMGEELLKPVPYHLELKFFSFLPIAALLFLTPAHEVGALSLIAASIVIASAFLIMSREGQLVQIGLLEGIFGVMAGIVGILGEPRTLHVLSSLVALLAAYVSTRHLIGTTFKGSFEVENAPPDFPTGMVVLPTISRDILRHALVFSRRRDNGPNWFWITKATEENAVSPTNLPKILDIALKFMRRASDEGKRPLIVVEGVEYLILENGFNTVAKFLSTLRDYAILHGASVVILSDLKGLSEKEKNFLLRLVGNEE; encoded by the coding sequence TTGATAGGTTACGGTGACATGGTAATCGGTGTTGCATTTCTCGTGGCGTACGTCATTATGTTCTACAGCTACTACACCACGGAGAGGAAATCTCTCCTCTACTACTCCTTCGGCTGGCTTACCCTCGCGATACACCACCTCCGCCCTGCTGACGAGGTGTACAAAATAAGCATCGCCTTCTTCGCCTTCTTCCTGTGGCTGGGCAACATAAAGATGGGGGAGGAGCTCCTCAAGCCCGTCCCCTACCACCTCGAACTGAAGTTCTTCTCGTTCCTTCCGATAGCGGCCCTGCTCTTCCTAACCCCCGCCCACGAAGTGGGGGCCCTTTCGCTGATAGCGGCGTCCATTGTGATTGCCTCGGCCTTTCTGATAATGAGCCGCGAGGGCCAGCTTGTCCAGATAGGCCTGTTGGAGGGAATCTTTGGCGTCATGGCGGGGATCGTTGGCATACTCGGGGAACCAAGGACACTCCACGTACTCTCGAGCCTCGTGGCCCTTCTGGCAGCTTACGTCTCCACGAGACACCTCATCGGCACAACGTTCAAGGGATCCTTCGAGGTTGAGAACGCGCCCCCCGACTTCCCCACCGGAATGGTGGTCCTCCCCACGATATCCCGCGATATCCTCAGGCATGCCCTCGTTTTCTCCCGACGGCGCGATAACGGTCCCAACTGGTTCTGGATAACAAAGGCCACCGAAGAGAATGCCGTCTCACCAACGAACCTGCCGAAAATACTTGACATCGCCCTTAAGTTTATGAGGCGCGCCAGTGACGAGGGCAAGCGGCCCCTCATCGTTGTGGAGGGCGTGGAGTACCTGATACTCGAGAACGGCTTCAACACCGTGGCGAAGTTCCTCTCAACGCTCAGGGACTATGCCATCCTCCACGGGGCCAGTGTCGTGATTCTAAGTGACCTCAAGGGCCTATCCGAAAAGGAGAAGAACTTCCTCCTGCGGCTTGTGGGGAACGAAGAGTGA
- a CDS encoding DUF2304 domain-containing protein, protein MDMYVAQYIAFVIIIGLMLYVLGKYGKKEFDWRDFLFWESLLLVMLIIAAFPVKISMEIRNILGLGRGLDSLFLVAIGFAYILLFKLYLAVDRLEREITELTRNFGIEMEQLREKLEK, encoded by the coding sequence ATGGATATGTATGTTGCCCAGTACATTGCCTTCGTGATAATAATCGGCCTGATGCTCTACGTCCTCGGCAAGTACGGAAAGAAGGAGTTCGACTGGCGCGATTTCCTGTTCTGGGAGTCGCTCCTGCTCGTGATGCTTATCATCGCAGCCTTTCCAGTGAAGATTTCAATGGAGATACGCAACATCCTCGGCCTCGGAAGGGGACTCGATTCGCTCTTCCTCGTGGCCATAGGCTTTGCCTACATCCTCCTCTTCAAGCTCTACCTGGCAGTGGACAGGCTTGAGCGGGAGATTACGGAACTCACGAGGAACTTCGGGATAGAGATGGAACAGCTGCGGGAGAAGCTTGAAAAATAA
- a CDS encoding glycosyltransferase, with the protein MDIRLVVFDLDGTLIGAPKPFQEIKEELRQRLISLGISEERVGDLTPMYENLERIAKETGRSFDELHRILIDLEVERMEESYPFDGARELLSFLKENGVKVALMTRSPREAALKALEMHGLMRFFDLVSARDDVPIEDVKPNEGQLRAIMEEFSVPASKTVVVGDHGYDVIPANRVGALSVMITGHESGRMSFQIAERPTFEVNDLIQARELLRRLLNAYVVVPAYNEERTIGGVLDSLLEYFRPEEVIVVNDGSRDRTEEIARSKGVRVVRHLINRGLGGALGTGIKYALLRGAELIVTFDADGQHLVSDALRVMAPVAEGRADFAVGSRLKGDVSEMPFVKRFGNFVLDSITALFAARYVSDSQSGLRCFNRECASKVRITCDRYAVSSEIIIEVSKAKCRIIEVPIKAVYTEYAMKKGTNVLEGIKIALNLMLDKLR; encoded by the coding sequence ATGGACATAAGACTGGTGGTCTTTGACCTCGACGGAACCCTCATAGGGGCGCCAAAACCCTTTCAGGAGATAAAGGAGGAGCTCAGGCAGAGGCTGATATCCCTCGGCATAAGCGAGGAGAGGGTGGGAGACTTAACCCCGATGTACGAGAACCTCGAGAGAATAGCGAAGGAAACCGGCAGAAGCTTTGATGAGCTACACAGAATACTGATAGACCTTGAAGTGGAGCGCATGGAGGAGAGCTATCCCTTTGATGGAGCGAGGGAACTTCTCAGCTTTCTGAAAGAGAACGGTGTAAAAGTTGCCCTGATGACGCGAAGCCCCCGGGAAGCCGCCCTCAAGGCCCTCGAAATGCACGGCCTCATGAGGTTCTTTGACCTGGTCTCCGCGAGGGACGATGTTCCCATCGAGGACGTGAAGCCAAACGAGGGGCAGCTCAGGGCGATCATGGAGGAATTCAGCGTTCCGGCATCGAAGACCGTCGTGGTTGGAGATCATGGCTACGACGTGATACCGGCTAACCGCGTGGGGGCACTCAGCGTCATGATAACGGGCCACGAGAGCGGGAGAATGAGCTTTCAAATCGCGGAGAGGCCCACCTTTGAGGTAAATGATTTGATCCAGGCAAGGGAACTCCTCAGACGCCTCCTCAACGCCTACGTAGTGGTTCCCGCGTACAACGAGGAGAGGACGATAGGGGGCGTGCTCGATTCGCTCCTCGAGTACTTCAGGCCCGAAGAGGTCATAGTGGTCAACGATGGCTCCCGCGATAGAACGGAGGAGATAGCGCGCTCAAAGGGCGTGAGGGTGGTCAGACACCTAATCAACCGCGGCCTAGGTGGGGCCCTGGGGACCGGCATAAAATACGCCCTCCTACGCGGTGCGGAGCTCATAGTAACCTTCGATGCCGACGGTCAGCACCTGGTAAGCGATGCCCTCCGCGTGATGGCCCCCGTGGCTGAGGGGAGGGCGGACTTCGCGGTCGGCTCCCGCCTCAAGGGTGATGTCAGCGAGATGCCCTTCGTCAAGCGCTTCGGCAACTTCGTCCTCGACTCTATCACCGCCCTGTTCGCGGCCAGGTACGTTAGCGACAGCCAGAGCGGGCTGAGATGTTTTAACCGGGAGTGTGCCTCAAAGGTGAGGATAACCTGCGACCGCTACGCCGTCTCGAGCGAGATAATAATCGAGGTCTCAAAGGCCAAGTGCAGAATCATCGAGGTGCCAATAAAGGCGGTCTACACCGAATACGCAATGAAAAAAGGAACCAACGTGCTCGAAGGTATCAAAATCGCCCTCAATCTAATGCTGGATAAGCTGAGGTGA
- a CDS encoding DUF211 domain-containing protein: MAKGIRLLVLDVLKPHQPIVTELAIGLSELRGVEGVNITLVEIDKETENVKITIVGDDLDYEEIVRTIEEFGGVVHSIDMVAAGKRIIEESETPQDRLEEY, encoded by the coding sequence ATGGCAAAGGGTATAAGGCTTCTCGTCCTGGACGTGCTCAAACCGCACCAGCCCATAGTGACGGAGCTTGCAATAGGTCTCAGCGAACTCAGGGGCGTCGAGGGAGTCAACATAACGCTCGTTGAGATAGACAAGGAGACGGAGAACGTCAAGATAACCATAGTCGGCGACGACCTCGACTACGAGGAGATAGTGAGAACCATAGAGGAGTTCGGCGGTGTGGTTCACAGCATAGACATGGTTGCCGCGGGTAAGAGAATAATCGAGGAGAGCGAGACGCCACAGGACAGGCTGGAGGAGTACTGA
- a CDS encoding amidohydrolase family protein, which translates to MSILIKNGHVIYGENFDVVRADVLIEGNTITKVARNIDEAVDTVIDAKGRVVSPGFVNLHTHSPMGLLRGLADDLPLMEWLEKHIWPKEAKLTKETIKVGAYLGALEMIKSGTTTFLDMYFHMDKVAEAVLESGLRGYLSYGMIDLGDPDRTEKELREALREMEAIEGLKSERVHFVFGPHAPYTCSLALLKEVRKLADEHGKLITIHVSETMSEVGRIQERYGKSPVVLLEDIGFLGSDVIIAHGVWLDSRDVQILARHGVTVAHNPGSNMKLASGVMPIGKLLNAGVNIGLGTDGAASNNNLDMLEEMKLAALLHKVHNLDPTVADAKTVFGMATLNGARALRLNAGAIKEGYLADIAILNFSQPHLRPVNNVVSHMVYSASGNDVETTIVDGKIIMLDREVLTLDEEKVLSLVEKAMEGLG; encoded by the coding sequence ATGAGCATTCTCATCAAGAACGGACACGTCATCTACGGCGAGAACTTTGATGTCGTTAGGGCGGACGTTCTCATCGAGGGCAACACCATCACCAAGGTCGCCAGGAACATAGACGAGGCCGTCGACACCGTTATAGACGCCAAAGGGAGGGTAGTTTCCCCCGGCTTCGTGAACCTCCACACGCACTCCCCGATGGGCCTCTTGAGGGGCTTAGCGGATGATCTGCCGCTTATGGAGTGGCTCGAAAAGCACATCTGGCCGAAGGAGGCCAAGCTGACGAAGGAAACCATTAAGGTCGGTGCCTACCTCGGCGCCCTTGAGATGATAAAGAGCGGGACGACGACCTTCCTGGACATGTACTTCCACATGGACAAGGTGGCCGAGGCAGTCCTCGAGAGCGGCCTTAGGGGCTACCTTTCCTACGGCATGATAGACCTCGGCGATCCGGACAGGACGGAGAAGGAGCTGAGGGAGGCCCTCCGAGAGATGGAAGCCATAGAAGGTCTTAAATCTGAGAGGGTTCACTTCGTCTTCGGGCCGCACGCGCCGTACACCTGTTCCCTAGCCCTGCTTAAAGAGGTGAGAAAGCTCGCAGACGAGCACGGGAAGCTCATAACGATTCACGTGAGCGAGACCATGAGCGAGGTCGGGAGAATCCAGGAGCGCTACGGAAAAAGCCCCGTTGTCCTGCTTGAGGACATCGGCTTCCTTGGGAGCGACGTCATCATAGCGCACGGCGTCTGGCTCGACAGCAGGGACGTTCAGATTCTGGCCAGGCACGGTGTTACCGTCGCCCACAACCCGGGGAGCAATATGAAACTTGCCAGCGGCGTCATGCCCATAGGAAAGCTCCTGAACGCGGGAGTTAACATCGGCCTCGGCACCGACGGTGCCGCGAGCAACAACAACCTCGACATGCTCGAGGAGATGAAGCTTGCAGCGCTTCTCCACAAGGTGCACAACCTCGACCCGACGGTGGCCGATGCAAAGACCGTCTTCGGGATGGCGACCCTCAACGGTGCCAGGGCACTCCGCCTAAATGCGGGAGCCATAAAGGAGGGCTACCTCGCGGACATCGCCATACTAAACTTCTCCCAGCCCCACCTCAGGCCCGTAAACAACGTGGTAAGCCACATGGTCTACTCGGCCAGCGGCAACGACGTGGAAACTACCATAGTGGACGGAAAGATTATAATGCTCGACCGCGAAGTACTAACGCTTGACGAGGAGAAGGTACTCTCCCTCGTGGAGAAAGCCATGGAGGGGTTGGGTTGA
- a CDS encoding alpha-amylase, which translates to MVIYFLTVMFGVCKMGTKLRIAAVFVALVLFMGAFAVPARADTLEDGGVIMQAFYWDVPEGGIWWDTIRSKIPDWAGAGISAIWIPPASKGMSGGYSMGYDPYDFFDLGEYNQMGTVETRFGSKQELVNMINTAHAYGIKVIADIVINHRAGGDLEWNPFVGDYTWTDFSKVASGKYTANYLDFHPNEVKCCDEGTFGGFPDIAHEKSWDQYWLWASSESYAAYLRSIGVDAWRFDYVKGYGAWVVNDWLNWWGGWAVGEYWDTNVDLLLSWAYDSGAKVFDFPLYYKMDEAFDNNNIPALVDALQNGGTVVSRDPFKAVTFVANHDTDIIWNKYPAYAFILTYEGQPTIFYRDYEEWLNKDRLKNLIWIHDHLAGGSTSIVYYDSDELIFVRNGYGSKPGLITYINLGSSRVGRWVYVPKFAGSTIHEYTGNLGGWVDRSVDSSGWVYIEAPAYDPANGEYGYTVWSYAGVG; encoded by the coding sequence ATGGTGATATATTTTTTGACAGTGATGTTTGGGGTGTGTAAAATGGGGACAAAACTTAGAATCGCAGCCGTTTTCGTGGCCCTCGTGCTCTTCATGGGGGCCTTTGCGGTTCCAGCGAGGGCGGACACCCTCGAGGACGGCGGGGTAATAATGCAGGCATTCTACTGGGACGTTCCCGAAGGAGGAATATGGTGGGACACGATAAGGAGCAAGATACCCGACTGGGCGGGCGCGGGCATATCCGCCATATGGATTCCGCCCGCGAGCAAGGGGATGAGCGGTGGATACTCAATGGGCTACGACCCCTACGACTTCTTTGATCTCGGCGAGTACAACCAGATGGGAACTGTTGAGACTCGTTTTGGCTCAAAGCAAGAGCTTGTGAACATGATAAACACGGCCCACGCCTACGGCATAAAGGTCATAGCGGACATCGTCATAAACCACCGTGCCGGCGGAGACCTCGAGTGGAACCCCTTCGTTGGGGACTACACCTGGACGGATTTCTCAAAGGTCGCATCGGGTAAATACACCGCCAACTACCTCGACTTCCACCCCAACGAGGTCAAGTGCTGTGATGAAGGCACCTTTGGAGGCTTCCCTGACATTGCCCACGAAAAGAGCTGGGACCAGTACTGGCTCTGGGCGAGCAGTGAAAGCTACGCCGCCTATCTCAGGAGCATCGGCGTTGATGCCTGGCGCTTCGACTACGTGAAGGGCTACGGAGCGTGGGTAGTCAATGACTGGCTGAACTGGTGGGGCGGCTGGGCCGTCGGAGAGTACTGGGACACGAACGTTGACCTGCTCCTCAGCTGGGCCTATGACAGCGGTGCAAAGGTCTTCGACTTCCCGCTCTACTACAAGATGGACGAGGCCTTCGACAACAATAACATCCCAGCCCTAGTTGATGCCCTCCAGAACGGAGGAACCGTCGTCTCCCGTGATCCCTTCAAAGCCGTTACATTCGTTGCCAACCACGACACGGACATAATCTGGAACAAGTACCCTGCCTACGCGTTCATCCTCACATACGAGGGTCAGCCGACTATCTTCTACAGGGATTACGAGGAGTGGCTCAACAAGGACAGGCTCAAGAACCTTATCTGGATACACGACCACCTCGCTGGGGGAAGCACGAGCATAGTCTACTACGACAGCGACGAGCTCATCTTCGTTAGAAACGGCTACGGAAGCAAGCCTGGACTTATAACTTACATCAACCTTGGCTCGAGCAGGGTCGGAAGGTGGGTGTACGTTCCCAAGTTCGCGGGTTCTACAATTCACGAGTACACGGGCAACCTCGGGGGCTGGGTTGACAGGTCGGTTGACTCAAGCGGCTGGGTTTATATCGAGGCACCGGCATACGACCCGGCCAACGGGGAGTACGGCTATACAGTTTGGAGCTACGCCGGCGTGGGGTGA
- a CDS encoding S-methyl-5'-thioadenosine phosphorylase — MVKIGIIGGSGVYGVFEPKETVKVHTPYGRPSAPVEIGEIEGVEVAFIPRHGKHHEFPPHEVPYRANIWALKELGVERVIGVTAVGSLREEYKPGDIVITDQFIDFTKKRDYTFYNGPRVAHVSMADPFCPEMRKIFYETAKELGFPVHEKGTYVCIEGPRFSTRAESFMFRQYAHIIGMTLVPEINLARELGMCYANIATVTDYDVWADKPVDAQEVLKVMAENNYKVQELLKKAIPRIPEERHCGCADVLKTMFV; from the coding sequence ATGGTGAAGATTGGTATCATCGGCGGTTCAGGCGTTTACGGCGTCTTCGAGCCCAAGGAGACCGTTAAGGTGCACACTCCCTACGGCAGACCGTCGGCTCCGGTGGAAATTGGAGAGATAGAGGGCGTTGAGGTGGCCTTCATCCCGAGACACGGCAAGCACCACGAGTTTCCGCCGCACGAGGTTCCTTACAGGGCCAACATCTGGGCGCTCAAGGAGCTCGGCGTCGAGAGGGTTATAGGGGTTACCGCCGTCGGCTCGCTCCGTGAGGAGTACAAGCCGGGCGACATCGTCATAACCGACCAGTTCATTGACTTCACTAAAAAGCGCGACTACACCTTCTACAACGGGCCGCGCGTTGCCCACGTTTCCATGGCTGACCCCTTCTGCCCCGAGATGAGAAAGATATTCTACGAGACTGCTAAAGAGCTCGGCTTCCCGGTGCACGAGAAGGGCACCTACGTCTGCATCGAGGGACCGAGATTCTCAACCCGCGCCGAGAGCTTCATGTTCAGGCAGTACGCCCATATTATCGGAATGACCCTCGTCCCGGAGATAAACCTCGCTAGGGAGCTCGGAATGTGCTATGCCAACATAGCGACCGTCACTGACTACGACGTCTGGGCCGACAAGCCGGTGGATGCCCAGGAGGTCCTCAAGGTCATGGCCGAGAACAACTACAAGGTTCAGGAGCTCCTCAAGAAGGCCATCCCAAGGATTCCGGAGGAGAGGCACTGCGGCTGTGCCGATGTGCTGAAGACGATGTTTGTCTGA
- a CDS encoding bifunctional ADP-dependent NAD(P)H-hydrate dehydratase/NAD(P)H-hydrate epimerase gives MRIEDVYIWDINAKWLGILPHQLMENAGAGVARTIEERFGRGLKIAVFSGTGNNGGDGFVAARYLSFENEVTLFLVGDEAKIRSEEARHNWETLRKLDFVRIKVLKDSSQIRPLDLSGFNVVVDALLGAGTKGEPREPIRSAIEKINEYARKAKIVSVDLPSGYPSGVRVDCDFAVTFQWDKEEYQDFERVIAKIGYPRELYHLVGPGDAKFALRKKGEHKGQNGKLLVVGGSEDYFGAPYLAAKAASYLVDLVYLAMPEYSARRINDPNLILRPFEGRNFTKEDVEDVLAIADGVNAVVIGPGIGEKTKTKEFVLEFLRWCEKPLVIDADALKAIAEDLDVLKGRKFVLTPHAGEFRVLFGDNPEGSLEERAKLVVEKAKTIGGTILLKGAYDIISDGKVWKYNKTGNRGMTTGGTGDVLAGLVGALLALGNSPLRAASVGAFLNGLAGDMVTEEMEENFTAFDVAKKIPYAVKWVLEF, from the coding sequence ATGAGAATTGAGGACGTCTACATCTGGGATATAAACGCGAAGTGGTTGGGTATACTCCCTCACCAGCTAATGGAGAACGCGGGAGCGGGAGTCGCGAGAACCATCGAGGAGCGCTTTGGGAGGGGCCTTAAAATAGCGGTCTTCTCCGGAACGGGCAACAACGGCGGCGATGGCTTTGTTGCTGCAAGGTACCTCAGCTTTGAGAATGAGGTTACACTCTTCCTCGTCGGCGATGAGGCAAAGATAAGGAGCGAAGAAGCTCGCCACAACTGGGAGACTCTTAGGAAACTCGACTTCGTGAGGATCAAGGTTCTTAAGGACTCCTCTCAGATCCGCCCTCTCGACCTCTCCGGCTTTAACGTGGTAGTGGATGCGCTCCTCGGGGCAGGGACTAAGGGTGAGCCGAGGGAGCCGATAAGGAGTGCCATCGAGAAGATAAACGAGTACGCCAGGAAGGCTAAGATCGTGAGCGTAGACCTCCCGAGCGGCTACCCGAGTGGGGTTCGCGTCGATTGCGACTTTGCGGTTACGTTCCAGTGGGACAAAGAGGAATACCAGGATTTTGAGCGCGTCATAGCAAAGATAGGCTACCCAAGGGAGCTCTACCACCTCGTGGGGCCCGGCGATGCTAAGTTCGCGCTGAGGAAGAAGGGCGAACACAAGGGCCAGAACGGGAAGCTTCTCGTGGTCGGCGGGAGCGAGGACTACTTCGGGGCCCCTTATCTGGCGGCTAAGGCGGCGAGCTACCTTGTGGATCTTGTCTACCTCGCGATGCCCGAGTACTCGGCGAGAAGAATAAACGATCCCAACCTAATCCTGCGCCCCTTTGAGGGTAGGAACTTCACGAAGGAAGACGTGGAGGACGTTCTGGCAATAGCTGACGGTGTTAATGCAGTCGTTATTGGCCCGGGAATCGGAGAGAAGACTAAAACGAAAGAGTTCGTCCTTGAGTTCCTCCGCTGGTGTGAGAAGCCCCTAGTCATAGACGCCGACGCTTTAAAGGCCATTGCCGAGGACTTAGACGTCCTTAAGGGCAGGAAGTTCGTGTTGACACCCCACGCCGGCGAGTTCAGGGTACTGTTTGGGGATAACCCCGAAGGAAGCCTTGAAGAGAGGGCAAAGCTTGTGGTGGAGAAGGCCAAGACCATTGGAGGTACAATCCTGCTCAAGGGGGCCTACGACATCATAAGCGACGGAAAGGTTTGGAAGTACAACAAGACCGGCAACAGGGGCATGACGACGGGCGGAACGGGGGACGTTTTAGCTGGATTGGTTGGGGCACTCCTTGCACTCGGAAACTCCCCGTTGAGGGCAGCATCGGTTGGGGCCTTCCTCAACGGCCTCGCCGGCGACATGGTGACGGAGGAGATGGAAGAGAACTTCACCGCCTTTGATGTTGCCAAAAAGATTCCTTATGCCGTGAAGTGGGTGCTGGAGTTCTGA